Proteins encoded within one genomic window of Bacillus thuringiensis:
- the nheC gene encoding non-hemolytic enterotoxin NHE subunit C, with amino-acid sequence MQKRFYKKCLLTLMIAGVATSNAFPLHPFAAEQNVKVLQENAKNYSLGPAGFQDVMAQTTSSIFAMDSYAKLIQNQQETDLSKISSINGEFKGNMIQHQRDAKINAAYWLNSMKPQIMKTDQNIIDYNNTFQAYYSDMLVAIDQKDSGKLKADLEKLYADIVKNQNEVDVLLSNLKAFRDRMAKDTNSFKEDTNQLTAILASTNAGIPALEQQINTYNDSIKKSNDMVIAGGVLCVALITCLAGGPMIAIAKKDIANAEREIANLKDRISGAQAEVVILTDVKNKTTNMTETIDAAITALQNISNQWYTVGAKYNNLLQNVKGISPEEFAFIKEDLHTAKDSWKDVKDYTEKLHEGVAK; translated from the coding sequence ATGCAGAAAAGATTTTATAAAAAATGTCTTTTAACGTTAATGATTGCTGGAGTAGCAACGAGTAATGCATTTCCGTTACATCCTTTTGCAGCAGAACAAAATGTAAAGGTGTTACAAGAAAATGCCAAAAATTATTCTCTCGGACCAGCAGGATTCCAAGATGTAATGGCACAAACGACATCGAGCATATTCGCAATGGATTCATATGCAAAATTAATTCAAAATCAACAAGAGACTGATTTGAGCAAAATAAGTTCGATTAATGGTGAGTTTAAAGGGAATATGATTCAGCATCAAAGAGATGCAAAAATTAATGCGGCGTATTGGTTAAATAGTATGAAGCCTCAAATTATGAAAACGGATCAAAATATAATTGATTACAATAATACTTTTCAAGCGTATTATAGTGACATGCTAGTAGCGATTGATCAAAAGGATAGCGGAAAATTAAAAGCGGATTTAGAAAAGTTGTATGCCGATATTGTAAAGAATCAAAATGAGGTAGATGTATTACTAAGTAATTTGAAAGCTTTTCGCGATAGAATGGCGAAAGACACAAATAGTTTTAAAGAGGATACAAATCAATTAACAGCAATTTTAGCAAGTACGAATGCGGGCATCCCGGCTCTAGAGCAACAAATCAATACATATAACGATTCGATTAAAAAGAGTAATGATATGGTTATTGCTGGTGGTGTACTTTGTGTAGCGTTAATAACATGTCTTGCTGGTGGACCGATGATTGCGATTGCGAAAAAAGATATCGCAAATGCAGAACGAGAAATAGCAAATTTAAAGGATAGAATTTCGGGAGCGCAAGCAGAAGTCGTAATTTTGACAGATGTGAAAAATAAAACAACAAATATGACTGAAACAATTGATGCAGCAATTACAGCACTACAAAACATATCAAATCAATGGTATACAGTAGGTGCAAAATATAATAATTTACTACAAAACGTAAAAGGAATTAGTCCTGAAGAGTTTGCATTTATAAAAGAAGATTTACATACAGCAAAAGATAGCTGGAAAGATGTAAAAGATTATACAGAAAAATTACATGAAGGCGTGGCGAAGTAA
- a CDS encoding alpha/beta hydrolase — translation MKKKHQEQPTSWRPRGFIQWLLTILAVIVLPIISIMTYYIWNPGGFPNIMSALGAGALIIPTLLLGITVVIIILLVLAVWRKALLARAILIPLVLLLSFLTVEPIIKMLNYAKKENVSVSLSSHFFGKTEITSKFTQDVVYETTPDGVELKLDVWRAHGDSKQSLHPAIVKVHGGGWVEGDKEKAPHWSQWLSELGYTVFAIQYRMPPHAGWKDEVADVKSAIGWVAEHADAYNIDPEKINVMGQSAGGNLAMLAAYSMGDTKLPPSTNVPSVTVNSVINIYGLSDMEGIYKNSPSPDYMQDVMEKYIGGTPSQFPDRYKILSPISYIQEKTPPTITLLGTSDRIVPEEQAEILDRKLKENNVSHELYLLPRADHVFDGAPDSLSTQFAYEKVKAFLQKYNK, via the coding sequence GTGAAAAAAAAACATCAAGAACAACCAACCTCATGGAGGCCTAGAGGTTTTATTCAATGGTTACTGACAATCCTTGCAGTAATTGTATTGCCTATTATCAGCATTATGACATACTATATTTGGAATCCAGGCGGTTTTCCTAATATAATGAGTGCCCTCGGAGCGGGTGCATTGATAATACCTACGTTGCTATTAGGTATAACTGTTGTGATAATCATTTTATTAGTATTAGCTGTCTGGAGGAAAGCTTTACTAGCTCGTGCAATTTTGATCCCTTTAGTTTTATTATTAAGTTTTCTAACTGTCGAGCCAATCATTAAAATGTTAAACTATGCAAAAAAAGAGAATGTTTCCGTTTCACTTAGTTCTCATTTTTTTGGTAAGACAGAAATCACATCAAAATTCACACAGGACGTCGTATACGAAACAACACCTGATGGCGTGGAATTAAAGCTTGATGTATGGCGAGCCCATGGAGACTCAAAACAATCACTACATCCCGCTATTGTAAAAGTGCATGGAGGTGGATGGGTTGAGGGTGATAAAGAAAAGGCCCCTCACTGGAGTCAATGGTTAAGTGAATTAGGATATACTGTGTTTGCTATACAATATCGTATGCCACCTCATGCAGGATGGAAAGATGAAGTAGCTGATGTAAAATCAGCAATAGGATGGGTAGCAGAACATGCGGATGCTTACAATATTGATCCTGAAAAAATAAACGTAATGGGACAGTCAGCAGGTGGAAATCTAGCTATGCTAGCCGCCTATAGTATGGGAGATACAAAGTTACCTCCTTCAACAAATGTACCATCAGTAACTGTTAACTCTGTGATTAATATATACGGTTTGTCTGATATGGAGGGAATTTATAAGAATAGCCCAAGTCCTGATTATATGCAAGATGTAATGGAAAAATATATTGGGGGTACACCGTCACAATTCCCTGATCGTTATAAAATACTTTCTCCGATTAGTTACATTCAGGAAAAAACACCTCCTACTATTACACTTTTAGGAACAAGTGACCGAATTGTACCAGAAGAACAGGCTGAAATTTTGGATAGAAAACTAAAAGAAAATAACGTTTCTCATGAACTTTATCTTCTTCCAAGAGCCGACCATGTTTTTGATGGAGCACCAGATAGCTTGAGTACTCAGTTTGCTTATGAAAAAGTAAAAGCCTTTCTTCAAAAGTATAATAAATAA
- a CDS encoding LysE family translocator, whose translation MENYLLFILTAMLIIMMPGPGFALVTKNTISHGKNGGIKTVLGTVSGMMIHTIMATLGLSAILMKFAMLFTFIKYAGAFYLIYLAVKSIKSAFSKKEDMSVSVEMNSRDIGTIKSFRQGFTTAILNPKTAVFFLSFLPQFIVSNQSHFFQFLLLGLTFTILTAIWYLLYIALIRQLRTFLRKERVNRTIEGITGAVLLIFGVRLFFQK comes from the coding sequence ATGGAAAATTATTTATTATTTATCCTTACAGCAATGCTAATCATAATGATGCCTGGTCCCGGTTTTGCACTAGTTACAAAAAATACTATCTCACATGGTAAAAACGGTGGGATAAAGACCGTTTTAGGAACGGTATCTGGAATGATGATTCATACAATAATGGCTACGTTAGGACTCTCTGCTATCCTAATGAAATTTGCTATGTTATTTACATTTATAAAATATGCTGGGGCTTTTTATTTAATTTACTTAGCTGTAAAGTCAATTAAAAGTGCTTTTTCTAAAAAAGAAGATATGTCAGTTTCAGTGGAAATGAACTCTAGGGATATTGGGACTATTAAAAGTTTTAGACAAGGATTTACAACGGCAATCTTAAACCCAAAAACGGCTGTATTTTTCCTAAGTTTTCTCCCCCAATTTATTGTGAGTAATCAAAGTCATTTCTTCCAATTTCTTTTATTAGGGCTCACATTTACGATTTTGACAGCAATATGGTATTTACTTTATATCGCACTCATACGTCAATTAAGAACTTTTTTAAGAAAAGAACGAGTGAACCGTACAATTGAGGGTATTACGGGCGCAGTATTATTAATATTTGGAGTTAGGTTGTTTTTCCAAAAATAA
- a CDS encoding IS4 family transposase, giving the protein MSVSVSDELQLFAQEIQSSLSPNTLRSVARSVGFVKRISKYQAQDLVALCVWMSQNVATTSLAQLSSCLEASTEILISPEGLNQRFNPAAVQLLQHILAELLNKKLTSSMSIASPCTSIFKRIRILDSTAFQLPNIFSSVYPGAGGCSHTAGMKIQLEYDLLSGHFLHIHTGPGKQHDRTYGSLCVPTVKEDDLCIRDLGYFHLKDLQYIQDKKAYYISRIKSNTRIYQKNPNPTYYQNGKLKKGTEYKQVDMEVVMNSLQPGQTYEIYDAYVGMVDKVPARVIVHRLTEEQQQKRLRDQAIREKKKGMKYSPRSKRLSGINVYMTNTPIEIIPMGQVHDWYSLRWQIEILFKTWKSFFHIHHCKKIKRERLECHLYGQLIAILLCSSTMFQMRQLLLMKKKRELSEYKAIYMIKDYFLLLFQAIQKDTQELSKILIRLFNLLQQNGRKSHRYEKKTVFDILGVVYNCTMSNNQAA; this is encoded by the coding sequence ATGTCTGTTTCTGTGTCTGACGAATTGCAACTATTTGCTCAAGAGATTCAAAGTTCCCTATCTCCAAACACCTTACGGTCTGTTGCGCGAAGTGTTGGTTTTGTAAAGCGGATTAGTAAATATCAAGCACAAGATTTAGTCGCTTTATGTGTATGGATGAGTCAAAATGTCGCGACAACTTCCTTAGCTCAGCTATCTAGTTGTTTAGAGGCATCAACAGAAATACTTATCAGTCCTGAGGGACTGAATCAACGATTTAATCCAGCAGCTGTACAACTTTTACAACATATATTAGCTGAGCTCTTAAACAAAAAATTAACTTCATCTATGTCAATTGCTTCTCCATGTACTTCAATTTTTAAGCGTATTCGTATTCTAGATTCTACGGCTTTTCAACTTCCAAATATATTTTCTTCCGTTTATCCTGGTGCGGGAGGTTGCAGCCATACTGCAGGAATGAAAATTCAACTTGAGTATGATCTTTTAAGTGGGCATTTTCTACATATTCATACAGGACCAGGGAAACAACATGATCGAACTTACGGTTCCCTTTGCGTACCCACTGTAAAAGAAGATGATTTGTGTATTCGGGATTTAGGCTATTTTCATCTGAAGGATCTTCAATATATACAGGATAAAAAGGCTTACTATATTTCTCGCATTAAATCTAATACACGTATTTATCAAAAAAATCCCAATCCTACTTATTATCAAAATGGAAAACTAAAGAAGGGAACAGAATATAAACAGGTAGATATGGAGGTAGTAATGAATTCTCTTCAACCAGGACAAACATATGAAATATATGATGCTTATGTAGGAATGGTCGATAAAGTACCAGCTCGTGTCATTGTTCATCGACTTACAGAAGAACAGCAACAAAAAAGATTGCGGGATCAAGCTATACGAGAAAAAAAGAAAGGAATGAAGTATTCTCCCCGTAGCAAACGACTCAGTGGTATCAATGTATATATGACAAACACGCCTATAGAGATTATCCCGATGGGACAAGTGCATGATTGGTATTCTTTACGTTGGCAAATCGAGATTTTATTTAAAACTTGGAAATCATTCTTTCATATTCACCATTGTAAAAAAATAAAACGAGAACGATTAGAATGCCATTTGTATGGGCAACTGATTGCCATTCTACTCTGTTCTTCTACTATGTTTCAAATGCGGCAATTACTTCTTATGAAAAAGAAACGAGAACTGAGCGAATATAAGGCCATATATATGATTAAAGATTACTTTCTTCTTCTTTTCCAAGCTATACAGAAAGACACCCAAGAGCTATCAAAGATTCTAATTCGCCTGTTCAACCTCCTACAGCAAAACGGGAGAAAATCTCATCGATATGAGAAGAAAACAGTCTTTGATATATTAGGTGTCGTTTACAATTGTACCATGTCTAATAATCAAGCGGCTTAA
- the nheA gene encoding non-hemolytic enterotoxin NHE subunit A — protein sequence MKKTLITGLLVTAVSTSCFIPVSAYAKGEQTEVKTVYAQNVIAPNTLSNSIRMLGSQSPLIQAYGLVILQQPDIKVNAMSSLTNHQKFAKANVREWIDEYNPKLIDLNQEMMRYSTRFNSYYSKLYELAGNINEDEQSKADFTSAYGKLQFQVQSIQESMEQDLLELNRFKTVLDKDSSNLSIKADEAIKTLQGSSGDIVKLREDIKRIQGEIQAELTTILNRPQEIIKGSINIGKQVFTITNQTAQTKTIDFVSIGTLSNEIVNAADSQTREAALRIQQKQKELLPLIQKLSQTEAEATQITFVEDQVSSFTELIDRQITTLETLLTDWKVLNNNMIQIQKNVEEGTYTDSSLLQKHFNQIKKVSDEMNKQTNQFEDYVTNVEVH from the coding sequence GTGAAAAAGACTTTAATTACAGGGTTATTGGTTACAGCAGTATCTACGAGTTGTTTTATTCCTGTAAGCGCTTACGCTAAGGGGGAGCAAACAGAAGTGAAAACAGTATATGCACAAAATGTAATTGCTCCAAATACATTATCCAATTCAATTAGAATGTTAGGATCACAGTCACCACTTATACAAGCATATGGACTAGTTATTTTACAACAGCCAGATATTAAGGTGAATGCGATGAGTAGTTTGACGAATCATCAAAAGTTTGCAAAGGCAAATGTAAGAGAGTGGATTGATGAATATAATCCGAAGCTAATTGACTTAAATCAAGAGATGATGAGATATAGTACTAGATTTAATAGTTATTATAGTAAGCTCTATGAACTAGCAGGAAACATAAATGAAGATGAACAGTCAAAAGCAGATTTTACAAGTGCATATGGAAAATTACAATTCCAAGTACAAAGCATCCAAGAGAGTATGGAGCAAGATTTATTAGAGTTAAATCGATTTAAAACGGTATTAGACAAAGATAGTAGCAACTTATCAATTAAAGCTGATGAAGCAATAAAAACACTGCAAGGATCAAGTGGAGATATTGTGAAATTAAGAGAAGATATTAAAAGAATTCAAGGAGAAATTCAAGCTGAATTAACGACTATTTTGAATAGACCTCAAGAAATTATTAAAGGTTCTATTAATATTGGTAAACAAGTATTTACAATTACAAATCAAACTGCGCAGACGAAAACAATCGATTTCGTTTCTATCGGTACTTTAAGTAATGAAATTGTAAATGCTGCAGATAGTCAAACGAGAGAAGCAGCTCTTCGCATTCAGCAAAAGCAAAAAGAGCTACTACCACTTATTCAAAAATTATCACAAACTGAAGCCGAGGCGACACAAATTACATTCGTTGAAGATCAAGTAAGTAGCTTTACAGAATTAATTGATCGTCAAATTACAACTTTAGAAACGTTATTAACGGATTGGAAAGTTTTAAACAACAATATGATCCAAATTCAAAAGAATGTTGAAGAAGGCACGTATACAGACAGTAGTTTACTTCAAAAACATTTCAATCAAATTAAAAAAGTTAGTGATGAAATGAATAAACAAACGAATCAATTTGAAGATTACGTTACAAACGTTGAAGTACATTAG
- a CDS encoding phospholipase D-like domain-containing protein: MLKKIGIIFRLLLFVFIAVCLVLFVWGEIDRTVAEKSGRFAQQPSQYPIRQSDITMYTDGKQLNNQLFSDIKQAKHYVYISFFSIADDKVSHQFLDLLRQKSQEGVEVYYAVDRLGGILLKKKERELLVKKGVHFTYYNKPAFPYLFASLDHRNHRRISAIDGRIGYIGGFNIGKKYLGEKAKLGHWRDYHLQIRGEGVQDLEHQFVLDWKKNSEKPIPIHSATKEKGTTSHKFTAYYSGEKLGQDYAGLFQQAKESIIIVTPYFIPKDKTIWNALVDARKRGVRIKILFSPHSDALLVKEAAYPYIRKALKQGMEVYGYKKGVLHGKAFLIDENVLMVGTVNFDSRSFHLNEEINCYIHDPDYISKIKPVINVDLQNSKRVTSSDVNQLSIKEKMKEKVAKMFEYYL, translated from the coding sequence ATGCTGAAAAAGATAGGCATAATTTTTCGATTGCTCCTCTTTGTATTTATCGCTGTATGTTTAGTTTTGTTTGTTTGGGGTGAAATCGACAGAACAGTAGCTGAAAAAAGTGGGAGATTTGCCCAACAGCCTAGCCAATACCCTATTCGTCAAAGTGATATTACTATGTATACAGATGGGAAACAGTTAAACAATCAATTATTCTCAGATATAAAGCAAGCAAAACATTACGTGTATATTAGCTTCTTCTCTATTGCTGATGATAAAGTAAGTCATCAGTTTCTAGATTTGTTGAGGCAAAAAAGTCAGGAAGGTGTAGAAGTATACTATGCAGTAGATAGGCTAGGAGGAATTTTACTAAAGAAAAAGGAAAGAGAATTATTAGTAAAAAAAGGAGTTCATTTTACGTATTACAATAAGCCTGCTTTTCCTTATCTTTTCGCTTCTTTGGATCATCGAAATCATCGTCGTATTTCAGCTATTGATGGAAGGATTGGGTACATTGGCGGATTTAATATTGGCAAGAAGTATTTGGGAGAAAAAGCAAAACTAGGTCACTGGAGAGATTATCACCTTCAAATACGAGGAGAAGGAGTTCAAGATCTAGAACACCAATTTGTTTTAGATTGGAAGAAAAACTCAGAGAAACCGATTCCGATACACAGTGCGACAAAGGAAAAGGGAACAACCTCGCATAAATTTACTGCATATTACAGCGGAGAAAAACTTGGGCAAGATTATGCAGGGCTGTTTCAACAAGCAAAAGAGTCCATCATTATAGTAACACCTTATTTTATACCCAAAGACAAAACTATTTGGAACGCATTAGTAGATGCAAGAAAGAGGGGAGTTCGTATCAAAATTCTGTTCTCACCTCATTCGGATGCACTTTTAGTTAAAGAAGCAGCGTACCCATATATCCGAAAAGCATTAAAACAAGGAATGGAAGTATATGGTTATAAAAAGGGAGTGTTACACGGTAAAGCATTCTTGATTGATGAAAACGTATTGATGGTTGGGACCGTGAATTTTGATTCGCGCTCGTTTCATTTAAATGAAGAAATAAACTGTTATATCCATGACCCTGACTATATTTCTAAAATAAAGCCAGTCATTAATGTAGACTTACAAAATTCAAAGCGAGTAACATCCTCTGACGTCAATCAATTATCTATAAAAGAAAAAATGAAAGAAAAGGTTGCAAAAATGTTTGAGTATTATTTGTAA
- a CDS encoding IS66 family transposase, whose translation MAYETRYDNLLSKGYEENIQTKGKYAKESEKTLLNRLTKYKSNHLLFFRDFKVAYNNNLSERDLRKCKMKQKVSGCFRKQSGNELYCTVMSFVETCKRKGNNSLF comes from the coding sequence ATAGCATACGAAACCAGATATGATAATCTGCTTAGTAAAGGGTATGAAGAAAATATCCAAACTAAAGGGAAATATGCCAAGGAATCCGAAAAGACTCTCCTGAACAGATTAACGAAGTATAAATCGAATCATTTGCTATTCTTCAGGGATTTCAAGGTAGCATATAACAATAATCTTTCCGAGCGAGATTTACGAAAATGCAAGATGAAACAGAAGGTATCAGGTTGCTTTAGAAAACAAAGCGGAAATGAATTGTATTGCACGGTTATGAGCTTTGTTGAGACTTGTAAAAGAAAAGGAAACAACTCTCTGTTCTAG
- a CDS encoding Pr6Pr family membrane protein — MIRNRVIALLFRIGSLIFALYGLLSRMGIQSGEMNFKIFMYYTIQSNFLALILFSILTIRTVKGLINDGKTGSAGYFPRFEMICVIDLLLTLIVYWVLLAPTTFTMGGSFYLWKFDNLAVHLITPILCLVDYFLFTESNHLKYRDVYYVLIYPLSYVAFATIAGLMGYVYNISPIDGKPVHYAYFFFDYDRIGAKSLVYIGGLIVFFLVLSHIMYLFDKKVYKPLVVSK, encoded by the coding sequence ATGATACGTAATAGAGTTATAGCATTATTATTTAGAATTGGTAGCCTTATTTTTGCATTATATGGTCTATTATCACGTATGGGCATCCAATCGGGCGAAATGAATTTTAAGATATTTATGTACTATACTATCCAAAGTAATTTTTTAGCACTGATCTTGTTTAGTATACTTACTATACGTACAGTTAAGGGATTGATAAATGATGGTAAGACGGGAAGTGCTGGCTATTTTCCACGCTTTGAAATGATATGTGTAATTGATTTACTTTTAACACTTATCGTTTATTGGGTGTTGCTTGCTCCTACTACCTTTACAATGGGTGGAAGTTTTTATCTTTGGAAATTTGATAATCTTGCAGTACATTTGATTACACCTATTCTTTGCCTTGTAGATTATTTTCTATTTACAGAATCTAATCATTTAAAATACCGAGATGTATATTATGTTTTGATATACCCGCTCTCATATGTGGCATTTGCTACTATCGCAGGTCTAATGGGATATGTGTACAATATATCGCCAATTGATGGGAAGCCAGTACATTATGCTTACTTTTTCTTTGACTATGACAGAATAGGAGCAAAATCCCTTGTCTACATCGGTGGCCTTATAGTATTTTTCTTGGTACTTAGCCATATTATGTATTTGTTTGACAAGAAAGTTTATAAACCTTTAGTTGTAAGCAAATAA
- a CDS encoding DUF1657 domain-containing protein, with translation MTVITKLKQTISGLKSAQACLEGFVLDTDNQQAKQLYQNAAQQAQTIIDSLEPRVQEIQQDEPQYNQ, from the coding sequence ATGACAGTAATTACAAAGCTTAAGCAAACTATTTCTGGATTAAAAAGTGCTCAAGCATGTTTAGAAGGATTCGTTCTTGATACTGACAATCAGCAAGCAAAACAACTGTATCAAAATGCAGCTCAGCAAGCGCAGACAATTATTGATTCTTTAGAACCACGTGTTCAGGAGATTCAACAAGATGAGCCTCAGTATAATCAATAA
- the nheB gene encoding non-hemolytic enterotoxin NHE subunit B — protein sequence MTKKPYKVMALSALMAVFAAGNIMPAHTYAAESTVKQAPVHAVAKAYNDYEEYSLGPEGLKDAMERTGSNALVMDLYALTIIKQGNVNFGNVSSVDAALKGKVIQHQDTARGNAKQWLDVLKPQLISTNQNIINYNTKFQNYYDTLVAAVDAKDKATLTKGLTRLSSSINENKAQVDQLVEDLKKFRNKMTSDTQNFKGDANQITSILASQDAGIPLLQNQITTYNEAISKYNAIIIGSSVATALGPIAIIGGAVVIATGAGTPLGVALIAGGAAAVGGGTAGIVLAKKELDNAQAEIQKITGQVTTAQLEVAGLTNIKTQTEYLTNTIDTAITALQNISNQWYTMGSKYNSLLQNVDAISPNDLVFIKEDLNIAKDSWKNIKDYAEKIYAEDIKVVDTKKA from the coding sequence ATGACAAAAAAACCTTATAAAGTAATGGCTCTATCAGCACTTATGGCAGTATTTGCAGCAGGAAATATTATGCCGGCCCATACGTATGCAGCTGAAAGTACAGTGAAACAAGCTCCAGTTCATGCGGTAGCAAAAGCTTATAATGATTATGAAGAATACTCATTAGGACCAGAAGGCTTAAAAGATGCAATGGAAAGAACAGGTTCAAATGCTTTAGTAATGGATCTGTACGCTTTAACAATTATTAAACAAGGTAATGTTAATTTTGGTAATGTATCGTCTGTTGATGCGGCTTTAAAAGGAAAGGTGATTCAGCATCAAGATACAGCGAGAGGAAATGCGAAGCAATGGTTAGATGTATTAAAGCCACAGCTTATTTCAACGAATCAAAATATTATTAATTACAATACGAAATTCCAAAACTATTATGATACTTTAGTTGCTGCGGTTGATGCAAAAGATAAAGCAACGCTTACGAAAGGTTTAACCAGATTATCAAGTAGTATTAATGAAAATAAAGCACAAGTAGACCAATTAGTAGAAGACTTGAAGAAATTCCGAAATAAAATGACTTCGGATACGCAAAACTTCAAGGGTGATGCAAATCAAATTACATCTATTTTAGCTAGTCAAGACGCTGGAATCCCGCTTCTGCAAAATCAAATTACAACGTACAATGAAGCGATTAGTAAATATAATGCAATTATTATCGGTTCATCTGTTGCGACAGCTTTAGGGCCAATTGCAATTATCGGTGGTGCAGTAGTTATTGCTACGGGAGCAGGAACGCCGCTAGGAGTCGCATTAATTGCAGGAGGCGCAGCGGCTGTAGGCGGTGGTACAGCTGGTATCGTATTAGCGAAGAAAGAGCTTGATAATGCACAGGCTGAAATTCAAAAAATAACAGGACAAGTTACAACTGCTCAATTAGAAGTAGCAGGATTAACGAACATTAAAACACAAACTGAGTATTTAACAAATACAATTGATACTGCAATTACAGCGTTGCAAAACATTTCAAATCAATGGTATACAATGGGATCAAAATATAATTCATTACTTCAAAATGTAGATGCAATTAGTCCAAACGATCTTGTTTTCATTAAAGAAGATTTAAACATTGCAAAAGATAGCTGGAAAAACATTAAAGACTATGCAGAAAAGATTTATGCTGAAGATATTAAAGTAGTAGATACGAAAAAAGCATAA